In the genome of Victivallis lenta, one region contains:
- a CDS encoding helix-turn-helix domain-containing protein — MKMVAHVNGWSAIERQLRLQAKKQGELARVLEISQAAVSLMKKGSFLLNPGQLEKIAQFLRFDEETRCEFYTELFNARLISRTASAEPAGEEERGTYRVSRSPVPERKRMCEVPLAELGLLSGYEPLLEPLVDYLLRSSSERRTEALSGTGLCALRVGAEQEKIGLTAGSIILLESGRYPEPNSLNLIALRDGSFLLREYRPEGELVRFRPLWKNSEPDIVWKRQEIPARISWLHPVLELTLRPLHFPRSS, encoded by the coding sequence ATGAAAATGGTTGCTCATGTGAACGGCTGGTCCGCCATTGAACGGCAGTTGCGACTGCAGGCGAAGAAGCAGGGGGAACTTGCGCGGGTGCTGGAGATTTCACAGGCGGCAGTGTCTCTGATGAAGAAGGGGAGCTTTCTTCTGAATCCGGGACAGCTGGAGAAGATCGCGCAGTTTCTGCGGTTTGACGAAGAGACGCGCTGTGAATTTTACACGGAGCTTTTCAACGCCCGGCTGATCTCCCGGACCGCTTCCGCCGAGCCGGCCGGAGAGGAGGAACGCGGCACATACCGGGTATCCCGCTCTCCGGTTCCCGAACGGAAGCGGATGTGCGAGGTTCCGCTGGCGGAGCTGGGGCTGCTGTCCGGGTATGAACCGCTTCTGGAGCCGCTGGTCGACTATCTGCTGCGGAGTTCGTCGGAACGGAGAACGGAGGCTCTGTCCGGAACCGGTCTTTGCGCGCTCCGGGTGGGGGCCGAACAGGAGAAGATCGGCCTGACGGCCGGCAGCATCATCCTGCTCGAAAGCGGACGGTATCCGGAGCCGAACTCACTGAATCTGATCGCTTTGCGGGATGGAAGCTTTCTTCTGCGCGAATACCGGCCGGAGGGCGAACTGGTCAGGTTCCGTCCGCTGTGGAAGAACTCCGAACCGGATATCGTCTGGAAACGGCAGGAGATTCCCGCCCGGATTTCCTGGCTCCACCCGGTTCTGGAGCTGACTTTGCGCCCGCTGCATTTCCCGCGAAGCTCCTGA